From Cecembia calidifontis, one genomic window encodes:
- a CDS encoding serine hydrolase domain-containing protein, translating to MKRIIAICLFSLVFLTYKGSKAQNHYYPSPGEWMEKSPQDLKVNSQKLQQAINFAILEESDTDKNLKIAHYQSAFGREPFGFPVGPMKDRGPSTGLIIYKGYVIGKWGDPNRVDLTFSVAKSILSTTVGLAYDRGLIKSEKDLVYPYMAPIIPYEPHKLTMNKSDHLQEEDVFELFATPHNKKITWEHLLQQTSDWEGSLWGKPDWADRPQGNSSNWLTRERHEPGTVYKYNDTRVNVLALAILNVWRKPLPQVLKTYIMDEIGASPTWRWTGYENSYIVLDGQIVQSVSGGSHWGGGLFISAYDQARFGYLTLRRGNWNGKQLISEEWIKKSKTPTDVQTNYGYMNYFLNTDRKEIPAAPETAFFHLGAGTNMVYVDEENDLVIVTRWIKNEKKADFVKMVLESLPK from the coding sequence ATGAAAAGAATCATTGCCATTTGTCTTTTTTCCCTCGTGTTTTTGACCTATAAAGGATCGAAAGCCCAAAACCATTACTACCCTTCTCCAGGTGAATGGATGGAGAAAAGCCCCCAAGACCTTAAGGTAAATTCCCAGAAATTACAACAAGCTATCAATTTTGCCATACTGGAGGAAAGCGATACAGACAAAAACCTCAAGATAGCCCATTACCAAAGTGCATTTGGAAGAGAACCTTTTGGGTTTCCCGTAGGGCCCATGAAAGATCGTGGACCATCTACAGGCCTGATCATTTATAAAGGATATGTCATTGGCAAATGGGGAGATCCGAATAGGGTTGACCTTACTTTCAGTGTGGCCAAAAGTATTTTGTCTACCACTGTCGGCCTGGCCTATGATAGGGGACTGATCAAAAGCGAAAAAGATCTGGTTTATCCTTACATGGCCCCCATTATCCCTTATGAACCTCATAAATTGACTATGAACAAATCAGACCATCTTCAGGAAGAAGATGTTTTTGAACTTTTTGCGACCCCGCACAACAAAAAAATAACCTGGGAGCACCTCCTTCAACAGACTTCGGATTGGGAGGGGAGTTTATGGGGAAAACCTGACTGGGCAGATAGACCGCAAGGAAATTCTTCTAACTGGCTTACCAGAGAAAGGCATGAACCCGGAACAGTTTACAAGTATAATGACACCCGTGTCAATGTTTTGGCTTTGGCTATATTGAATGTTTGGAGAAAACCGCTGCCCCAGGTTTTGAAAACCTATATCATGGATGAAATCGGAGCAAGTCCAACTTGGCGATGGACAGGATATGAAAATTCCTATATCGTCCTCGATGGCCAAATTGTACAATCTGTAAGTGGAGGCTCACATTGGGGAGGGGGACTGTTTATCAGTGCCTATGACCAAGCTCGGTTTGGCTACCTGACACTTCGCAGGGGCAATTGGAATGGAAAACAGTTGATTTCTGAGGAGTGGATCAAAAAATCAAAGACACCTACAGATGTGCAGACCAATTATGGATACATGAACTACTTCCTCAACACCGACAGAAAAGAAATTCCTGCTGCCCCCGAAACTGCATTTTTTCATTTGGGAGCAGGAACCAATATGGTTTATGTGGATGAAGAAAACGATCTTGTCATCGTGACCCGTTGGATCAAAAACGAGAAAAAGGCAGACTTTGTCAAAATGGTATTGGAAAGTTTACCAAAATGA
- a CDS encoding ferritin gives MKSKEIVTLKRSLLHDTEQLLNQQIEMEGKSSAYYLSMASWCQMMGYENAAKYLYTHSDEERMHMMKIFHYINEAGGHAIQPEITGIRHHFNSLREVFELILEHEIKVTKSINAIVDHAFSVKDFATFSFMQWYVTEQREEETLARRALELFDIIGEAGIGLWTIDQELGKLHASTGDASGE, from the coding sequence ATGAAAAGTAAAGAAATCGTAACGTTAAAAAGATCACTGTTACACGATACAGAACAACTCCTGAACCAACAGATCGAAATGGAAGGCAAATCTTCTGCCTATTATCTCTCCATGGCATCATGGTGCCAAATGATGGGTTATGAGAATGCCGCAAAATACCTTTACACGCATTCGGATGAAGAGCGTATGCATATGATGAAGATTTTTCACTATATCAATGAAGCGGGGGGACATGCTATCCAGCCGGAAATTACAGGGATAAGACACCATTTTAACTCCTTGAGAGAAGTTTTTGAACTGATCCTTGAGCATGAAATCAAAGTGACAAAATCTATCAATGCCATCGTGGACCATGCATTTTCGGTCAAGGATTTTGCGACCTTTAGTTTTATGCAATGGTATGTAACCGAACAAAGGGAAGAAGAAACGCTGGCCAGAAGAGCCTTGGAGCTATTTGATATTATTGGGGAGGCCGGTATTGGTCTATGGACTATTGATCAGGAATTGGGCAAACTGCATGCCAGTACCGGAGATGCTTCCGGTGAATAA
- a CDS encoding Gfo/Idh/MocA family protein → MTSRRKFLQTSLIAGAGLSIPGMVEADSLRKLAKKIAPSDQLNFAVIGCKGMGWSNMNAHLKIPNVNCVALADIDQSVLDQRSNDVEKLRGKKPKVYKDYRKLLEDKNIDVVIVGTPDHWHCLNMVDSLSAGKHVYVEKPIANTIEECNLMVKAKQRYGKMVQVGQWQRSGSQYAEAIDYVKSGKLGQIRLVKTWAYQGWMKPVPKLPDGPVPSGVDYDMWLGPAPKRPFNENRFHFNFRWFWDYAGGLMTDWGVHEIDIALYAMGVTAPKSVMASGGKFAYPDDASETPDTLQTVYEYDGFNMLWEHATGIDGGNYGTTEGIAFIGNNGTLVVNRGGWKVIPETETLDGQRVNKIEEVPHTRPNGNALDLHALGFVNAIMQNDASKLTCGIETGSIAAINAQMGNIAFKTGKKIYWDAQKGQFTDADANALMKANYHNGWTLPKV, encoded by the coding sequence ATGACATCAAGAAGAAAATTCCTACAAACCAGCCTAATTGCCGGTGCCGGTCTAAGTATTCCCGGCATGGTAGAAGCTGATAGCCTTCGTAAACTTGCCAAAAAAATTGCACCTTCTGACCAACTCAATTTCGCCGTAATTGGATGCAAAGGTATGGGATGGTCCAATATGAATGCCCACCTTAAAATTCCTAATGTAAATTGTGTCGCCTTAGCAGATATAGACCAGAGTGTACTTGACCAAAGGTCAAATGATGTGGAAAAACTCAGGGGGAAAAAACCAAAAGTCTACAAGGACTACAGGAAGCTACTGGAAGATAAAAACATTGATGTGGTAATTGTAGGTACTCCTGATCACTGGCATTGTCTCAACATGGTAGACAGTCTTTCTGCAGGAAAACATGTATATGTGGAAAAACCCATAGCCAACACCATTGAAGAATGTAACCTGATGGTCAAGGCCAAACAAAGGTATGGCAAAATGGTACAGGTGGGGCAGTGGCAAAGAAGCGGGTCCCAATATGCAGAAGCCATTGATTATGTAAAATCAGGAAAACTCGGTCAGATCCGATTGGTTAAGACCTGGGCATACCAGGGCTGGATGAAACCAGTTCCGAAATTACCTGATGGCCCTGTACCTTCTGGGGTAGATTACGACATGTGGCTGGGACCAGCACCAAAGCGACCATTCAATGAAAACCGTTTTCATTTTAATTTCCGTTGGTTCTGGGATTATGCAGGAGGACTGATGACGGACTGGGGGGTGCATGAAATTGATATTGCCCTATATGCGATGGGGGTAACAGCTCCAAAATCAGTGATGGCCTCAGGGGGGAAATTTGCTTACCCTGACGATGCATCTGAAACGCCCGATACTCTACAGACTGTTTATGAATATGATGGCTTCAATATGCTATGGGAGCATGCCACAGGCATAGATGGTGGTAATTATGGCACCACAGAGGGGATAGCTTTTATTGGGAACAACGGCACTTTGGTAGTCAATAGAGGCGGCTGGAAAGTCATCCCTGAAACCGAAACCCTCGATGGTCAAAGAGTAAACAAAATCGAAGAAGTTCCCCATACCAGGCCTAATGGCAATGCTTTGGATTTACATGCTCTGGGATTTGTGAATGCCATTATGCAGAATGATGCTTCAAAATTGACCTGTGGAATTGAAACAGGCAGCATAGCAGCGATCAACGCCCAAATGGGCAACATTGCCTTCAAAACAGGTAAAAAGATCTATTGGGATGCTCAAAAGGGCCAATTCACCGATGCTGATGCCAATGCCCTGATGAAAGCAAATTACCATAATGGATGGACCCTGCCTAAAGTTTAA
- a CDS encoding GNAT family N-acetyltransferase yields MDLDFNLVLEDDLVLLRPVEESDIPKILELTASPELWKYFTYDLSNPEDFHDWIQPAINKQRLQLLLIDKQENEIIGSSAFGNYSNRDLRIEIGWTWIDQRFHGLGYNQRMKKLMLSYCFEILDLERVEFKTDVLNIPARKALKNINAIEEGVLRSHSLMTKGRRRDTIFYSILKNEWPFVKRENDW; encoded by the coding sequence ATGGATTTAGATTTTAATCTTGTATTGGAAGATGATCTAGTTCTATTGAGACCCGTTGAAGAGAGCGATATTCCAAAAATACTGGAATTGACAGCTTCTCCAGAATTATGGAAATATTTCACCTATGATCTGAGTAATCCGGAAGATTTTCATGATTGGATCCAGCCTGCAATCAACAAGCAAAGGCTTCAGTTGCTGCTCATTGATAAGCAGGAAAATGAAATCATAGGGTCATCTGCTTTTGGAAATTATTCTAACCGGGACTTAAGAATAGAAATAGGCTGGACCTGGATAGACCAAAGGTTTCATGGATTGGGCTATAATCAGAGAATGAAAAAGCTCATGCTTTCTTATTGTTTTGAAATTCTTGACCTGGAAAGGGTTGAATTTAAAACCGATGTGTTAAACATTCCCGCTCGGAAAGCCCTGAAAAATATCAATGCCATAGAAGAAGGTGTCCTTAGAAGCCATTCTTTGATGACGAAAGGCCGGAGAAGAGATACTATTTTTTATAGCATACTGAAAAATGAGTGGCCCTTTGTAAAGAGAGAAAATGATTGGTAA
- a CDS encoding pyridoxal phosphate-dependent aminotransferase, whose translation MSLSRREWLKSASLFSGLAVLTGAASIGKLSAEEVRKFNPRPFNTPVRLGSNENPYGPSAIVRKAMLDNFDLGCRYPWAYNGPLREMVAKREGVSPDHIVLVAGSTEGLKITGITFAGKGEEIISGLPTFLSMMEYAKIWGADINWVPLDKNMDYDLEEIEKRVSPKTKLVFLCNPNNPTGKLLPAQKVMDFCDKVSEKTMVFSDEAYYDYIEDPNYPSMVELVKKGKNVIVSRTLSKVYGLAGIRLGYLVAKPEIAAKLNDRVVANTNVMAIEAGKAALKDDEFYRFSLQKNLEARKMIESTLDQLGLEYLPSQANFVFFHAKQDVRKLAEKMSAKGIIIGRPFPPFDDWCRISTGTIEEVAFFNKALMETFA comes from the coding sequence ATGAGTTTGTCAAGAAGAGAATGGTTAAAAAGTGCGTCCCTGTTCAGTGGATTAGCTGTGCTGACAGGTGCGGCATCCATAGGGAAATTGTCAGCAGAGGAGGTCAGGAAATTTAATCCTAGACCTTTCAATACGCCAGTCAGGTTAGGTTCCAATGAGAACCCGTATGGGCCTTCGGCCATAGTCAGAAAAGCCATGCTGGACAACTTTGACCTGGGTTGCCGCTATCCCTGGGCTTACAATGGTCCATTGAGGGAAATGGTCGCAAAAAGGGAAGGAGTCAGTCCCGACCATATAGTCTTAGTTGCAGGATCCACTGAAGGTTTAAAAATCACAGGAATAACATTTGCCGGAAAAGGAGAGGAAATCATTTCGGGCTTACCTACATTTTTATCCATGATGGAATATGCCAAAATCTGGGGCGCTGACATCAATTGGGTCCCATTGGACAAAAATATGGACTATGATCTGGAGGAAATTGAAAAGCGGGTTTCCCCAAAGACAAAATTGGTATTTTTATGTAATCCCAACAACCCCACCGGAAAGTTACTTCCCGCACAAAAAGTAATGGATTTTTGCGACAAGGTCAGTGAAAAAACCATGGTCTTCAGTGATGAGGCCTATTATGATTACATAGAAGATCCCAATTATCCCTCTATGGTAGAATTGGTTAAAAAAGGCAAAAATGTGATCGTTTCCCGTACACTTTCCAAGGTATATGGTTTGGCAGGGATACGCTTGGGGTATCTGGTGGCCAAACCTGAGATTGCAGCCAAACTGAATGACAGGGTAGTGGCCAATACCAATGTGATGGCGATTGAAGCGGGTAAAGCAGCACTCAAAGATGATGAATTTTATCGTTTCAGTTTACAGAAAAATCTTGAAGCTAGGAAAATGATCGAATCCACCTTGGATCAATTGGGGCTTGAATACCTTCCTTCCCAGGCCAATTTCGTGTTCTTTCATGCCAAACAGGATGTCAGAAAATTGGCGGAAAAAATGTCGGCAAAAGGCATAATTATTGGCAGGCCCTTTCCTCCTTTTGATGATTGGTGCAGAATCAGTACCGGGACAATAGAAGAGGTAGCATTTTTCAATAAAGCATTAATGGAGACCTTTGCCTGA
- a CDS encoding gamma-glutamyltransferase family protein: MKRVILIMFLGLMLNESFGQNTQKPPLHGKHWMAITGKPLGATAGAMIFAQGGNAVDASCAMLAAVCTMWDVLSWGGETQALIYNPNTKQVIAINAMGISPTGATVDFFKEKNMQYPPEFGPLAATTPGTPGGLMTMLAEFGTMSLEQVLAPAMEMAKGYPIEAQTANMIESRKDLIKEWPYSKKVFLPHLGQEREAPHAGEIFVQEDLYQTLKKLVDTEKEALAQGKTRKEAIYAAYDRFYKGDIAEEIVRGTREQGGLFTLEDLAKWKVKIEEPLSTNYKGIEVYKLQEWTQGPVLLQTLNILENFDLKSMGYNSANYINTVYQAMNLAFADRDFYYGDPDFNPKSPMKGLLSKAYAKQRAKLIGEKNDPEIGPGDPYPFQNGKNPYLHLLVKRKNALAYYQPELPIQGPEDPFLKQFQSGTTSIQAADKDGWVVSVTPSGGWIPAVIAGNTGIGLSQRMQSFVLDETLNPFNVLEPGKRPRVTLTPSMALKDGKPFLSFAVQGGDTQDQDLLQLFLNIVEFGMTVQEATEAANIHSYQMQSSFGAHESKPGSITLNTSVPSWVRKDLEKRGYKMNFLERTSGPLNAIWFDWKHNSFWGGSSNHGEDYGIAW; this comes from the coding sequence ATGAAAAGAGTAATTCTGATAATGTTTTTAGGGTTAATGCTCAATGAATCATTTGGCCAAAATACCCAAAAACCTCCTTTACATGGCAAACATTGGATGGCCATTACCGGAAAGCCTCTTGGGGCAACCGCGGGAGCCATGATTTTTGCGCAAGGTGGAAATGCTGTGGATGCTTCCTGTGCCATGTTGGCAGCCGTGTGTACCATGTGGGATGTATTGAGTTGGGGAGGGGAAACCCAAGCCCTGATTTACAATCCCAATACCAAACAAGTTATAGCCATTAATGCAATGGGAATTTCCCCAACGGGGGCTACCGTAGATTTCTTTAAAGAAAAAAACATGCAGTATCCACCGGAGTTCGGTCCTTTGGCGGCTACTACTCCAGGTACTCCTGGTGGTTTGATGACCATGTTGGCTGAATTTGGTACCATGAGTTTGGAACAGGTGTTGGCGCCGGCCATGGAAATGGCCAAAGGATATCCAATTGAGGCACAAACTGCCAATATGATAGAAAGCCGTAAGGATTTGATTAAGGAATGGCCTTATTCCAAAAAAGTCTTCCTTCCTCACCTGGGACAGGAACGGGAAGCTCCTCATGCCGGGGAAATATTTGTTCAAGAAGACCTTTATCAGACCTTAAAAAAATTGGTGGATACTGAAAAAGAAGCCTTAGCTCAAGGAAAAACCAGAAAAGAGGCCATATATGCAGCTTATGATAGATTTTATAAAGGGGATATAGCAGAGGAAATTGTCAGGGGAACCCGCGAACAGGGCGGACTATTTACCCTGGAGGATCTGGCAAAGTGGAAAGTCAAAATAGAAGAGCCATTAAGTACAAATTATAAAGGGATAGAGGTTTACAAGCTTCAAGAATGGACCCAAGGTCCTGTTTTGCTGCAAACCCTGAATATCCTGGAGAATTTTGACCTGAAGTCAATGGGATATAATTCTGCGAATTATATCAATACGGTATACCAGGCAATGAACCTTGCTTTCGCGGATAGGGATTTTTACTACGGTGATCCGGATTTTAACCCTAAAAGCCCTATGAAGGGCCTGCTTTCTAAAGCATATGCAAAACAAAGGGCAAAACTCATCGGTGAAAAAAATGACCCGGAGATTGGTCCGGGAGATCCTTATCCCTTTCAAAACGGTAAAAATCCATATTTACATTTACTAGTGAAGAGGAAAAATGCATTGGCTTATTATCAACCCGAACTTCCAATTCAGGGACCTGAAGATCCTTTCCTGAAGCAGTTCCAATCAGGAACAACTTCTATTCAGGCTGCCGATAAGGATGGTTGGGTGGTTTCTGTAACTCCCTCAGGTGGTTGGATTCCGGCTGTCATAGCTGGCAATACGGGTATTGGTTTAAGCCAAAGGATGCAAAGTTTTGTTTTGGATGAAACCCTGAATCCATTCAATGTCTTAGAGCCCGGAAAGAGACCTAGGGTTACACTTACTCCCAGTATGGCATTGAAAGACGGAAAGCCGTTTCTTTCCTTTGCCGTCCAAGGTGGGGACACCCAAGATCAGGACTTGTTGCAGTTATTCTTAAACATTGTTGAATTTGGAATGACTGTGCAGGAAGCCACTGAGGCAGCCAATATCCACAGCTACCAGATGCAGTCTTCATTCGGTGCGCATGAATCCAAACCTGGTTCGATAACCTTAAACACATCTGTTCCTTCTTGGGTTAGGAAAGACCTTGAAAAAAGAGGGTATAAAATGAATTTTTTGGAAAGGACTTCCGGTCCATTGAACGCCATCTGGTTTGATTGGAAGCACAACAGCTTCTGGGGCGGTTCAAGTAATCATGGAGAAGATTACGGCATTGCTTGGTAA
- a CDS encoding carboxypeptidase-like regulatory domain-containing protein → MSLSAQDRYTITGIIKDGLNDQYIKGAIITIRETAFSAVSKEGGAFLIENVYPDRFVININISGYQAYQAQINLKSDLNLGTITLFPMGYENPDDMALQKTIRATNIAELFSKRPNFIGGNQVFGIPPEPKRLIGNYYLDPKWNKASILLYKDMEVVEGYFVRYNISSNNFEMRDGGSDQVSIIPGFRVQNIVWVDSEHNIPRYFVNGMDFKLEGSPISGFFEVLVEGQMPLLRRTEAVIKPSNYNQALMIGERNDQIIKRNVYYYLKDKEIILIPKEKRKFYKIFGEYAAEIEQFVKDNAVNIRQPSGYFTIFTQYNSKFEGFESLIPKLIDN, encoded by the coding sequence ATGAGTTTATCCGCTCAGGATAGGTATACCATTACGGGCATTATCAAGGATGGTCTAAATGATCAATACATCAAGGGGGCTATAATCACCATCAGAGAAACCGCATTTTCAGCTGTTTCCAAAGAAGGGGGGGCTTTTTTAATCGAAAATGTTTATCCCGACCGTTTTGTCATCAATATAAATATCTCGGGTTATCAAGCCTATCAGGCCCAGATAAATTTAAAATCTGACTTAAATTTGGGTACCATTACTTTGTTTCCCATGGGTTATGAAAACCCGGATGACATGGCTTTACAGAAAACTATCCGCGCGACTAATATTGCAGAATTGTTTTCCAAGAGACCTAATTTTATTGGAGGAAATCAAGTGTTTGGAATTCCTCCCGAACCCAAACGTCTCATAGGAAATTATTATTTGGATCCAAAGTGGAATAAGGCTTCGATTCTACTATACAAGGATATGGAAGTAGTAGAGGGATATTTTGTCCGTTACAACATCAGCTCCAATAATTTCGAAATGAGGGATGGTGGATCGGATCAGGTCAGCATAATTCCAGGATTTAGAGTTCAGAATATTGTATGGGTTGATAGTGAGCACAATATCCCGCGATACTTTGTCAATGGAATGGATTTTAAGTTAGAAGGATCCCCCATTTCAGGTTTTTTTGAGGTTTTGGTAGAAGGGCAAATGCCTTTGTTGAGAAGAACAGAGGCTGTAATCAAACCTTCCAATTACAATCAGGCATTGATGATAGGGGAAAGAAATGATCAGATTATCAAAAGGAATGTTTATTACTACCTCAAGGACAAGGAAATAATTCTAATTCCTAAAGAAAAACGTAAATTCTACAAAATATTTGGAGAATATGCCGCTGAAATTGAACAATTCGTCAAAGACAATGCAGTCAATATCCGCCAACCCTCTGGATACTTTACCATCTTCACACAGTACAACAGTAAGTTTGAAGGTTTTGAGTCCCTGATCCCAAAATTGATAGATAATTGA
- a CDS encoding DEAD/DEAH box helicase: MDFNQFNFEPALKEGLDAMGFEKPTPIQESAIPIIMKGKDIIACAQTGTGKTAAFILPILNKIAKSGISGLNTLILAPTRELTIQIDQQIQGFSYFLGISSIPVYGGGDGIVWEQQRKALETGTEIIVATPGRLIALLSSGKINFDKIQHLILDEADRMLDMGFSDDILKIVNYLPKKRQTILFSATMPPKIRQFSKKLLHEPEEISLAIGKTAEGVSQSAYLVYDHQKEDLVKHILSQKNYEAVIIFTSTKEKVKSLYKVLKKSFEVESFHSDLEQAEREDIMSRFKNKSLKILIGTDIISRGIDVVGIELVINFDTPNDPEDYVHRVGRTARADSKGEAITFVNEKDRNKFRRIESLIGLEIPKIPLPEGFDQGLTYNEEKKSSPKPKKGKNNKKNRPKHQNRKPEGEKTVQTKTEIINKSPEPGVEVVSKFKRRSNIKD; the protein is encoded by the coding sequence TTGGATTTCAATCAATTTAATTTCGAACCTGCCCTTAAAGAAGGGTTGGACGCCATGGGATTTGAAAAACCCACCCCTATTCAAGAGTCTGCCATTCCCATTATCATGAAGGGCAAAGATATCATTGCCTGTGCACAGACGGGGACAGGAAAAACTGCAGCTTTTATTCTTCCGATACTCAATAAAATTGCCAAATCTGGAATATCCGGCCTAAATACTTTGATTTTGGCCCCTACCAGGGAATTAACCATTCAGATTGACCAACAAATTCAAGGCTTTTCTTACTTTTTAGGAATAAGCTCCATTCCTGTGTATGGAGGTGGGGACGGAATTGTTTGGGAGCAACAAAGAAAAGCACTGGAGACAGGAACAGAAATCATTGTAGCCACCCCTGGAAGGTTGATCGCATTACTTTCCAGCGGAAAAATCAACTTTGACAAAATCCAACATCTTATCTTGGATGAAGCTGACCGGATGCTGGACATGGGTTTTTCAGATGATATCCTGAAAATAGTCAATTACTTACCAAAAAAGCGGCAGACTATCCTATTCTCTGCTACTATGCCTCCAAAAATCCGTCAATTTTCTAAAAAGCTCTTACACGAACCTGAAGAAATAAGCCTCGCTATAGGCAAAACTGCAGAAGGCGTCAGTCAATCGGCTTATCTGGTCTATGACCACCAAAAGGAAGACCTTGTAAAGCATATCCTTTCTCAAAAAAATTATGAAGCGGTAATCATCTTTACCTCGACCAAAGAGAAGGTAAAAAGCCTTTACAAAGTCTTAAAAAAATCATTTGAGGTGGAATCCTTCCACTCTGATCTTGAACAGGCAGAGAGAGAAGATATTATGTCCAGGTTCAAGAATAAATCTCTTAAGATTCTCATTGGGACGGATATTATCTCAAGAGGGATTGATGTGGTGGGCATAGAATTGGTCATCAATTTTGATACCCCAAATGACCCGGAAGATTATGTGCACCGGGTAGGTAGAACGGCACGTGCCGATAGTAAAGGGGAAGCGATCACTTTTGTCAATGAAAAGGATAGAAATAAATTCAGAAGGATTGAATCACTAATTGGTTTAGAAATTCCAAAAATCCCTTTACCGGAAGGATTTGATCAAGGTTTGACCTACAATGAAGAGAAGAAGTCCTCTCCTAAACCCAAGAAGGGAAAAAACAATAAAAAAAACAGGCCCAAACATCAAAACCGAAAACCGGAAGGAGAAAAGACTGTTCAAACTAAAACTGAAATAATAAATAAATCACCTGAACCAGGTGTTGAGGTTGTTTCAAAATTTAAAAGAAGATCAAATATTAAAGATTAA
- a CDS encoding PorP/SprF family type IX secretion system membrane protein — MKKLFKKYLTFLGLTLTPLFSQSQQLPQFSQYMFNGLHINPGYAGYKNQGYVQSTFRNQWINLPGAPQTFSLTADFSANGGLMGFGVSLLNDQIGPTRTTSALLTYAHRVRTGEDSYLSLGLSAGTNQYVLDGSNLLPVDPLDPDINFENQSLFTPNMNTGLFFHSPYFYAGISAFNLIGRKALDREDIALSLHDIHYFFTAGAMLPINDVVSLKPSILVREVRGAPISYDLNTMLLFFERLWLGASYRSNLRFGSENPEGNLNKRNALALIVEVFVTEDLRFGYAYDQNLNTLQNLRNDSHEFSIGYYISKKRSRITNPRWF, encoded by the coding sequence ATGAAAAAGCTTTTTAAAAAATATTTAACCTTTTTGGGGCTGACTTTGACACCTTTATTTTCCCAGTCTCAGCAACTCCCTCAATTTAGCCAATACATGTTCAACGGTTTGCACATCAATCCGGGATATGCAGGATACAAAAACCAGGGATATGTGCAGAGTACTTTCCGTAATCAGTGGATCAACCTCCCGGGAGCCCCACAAACTTTTTCTTTGACAGCGGATTTTAGCGCCAATGGGGGCTTGATGGGATTTGGTGTTTCCCTGTTAAATGACCAGATAGGGCCTACCAGAACCACCTCGGCTCTTTTGACATATGCCCATAGGGTGAGGACAGGGGAAGATAGTTATTTAAGCCTCGGTTTGAGTGCAGGAACGAATCAATATGTCCTTGACGGCAGTAACCTTTTACCAGTAGATCCTTTGGATCCCGATATTAACTTTGAAAACCAGTCTTTGTTTACACCAAATATGAATACGGGACTGTTTTTTCATTCTCCGTATTTTTATGCAGGTATCAGTGCCTTTAATTTAATTGGAAGAAAGGCTTTAGACCGAGAGGATATTGCACTTTCTTTACATGACATTCATTATTTTTTCACGGCAGGAGCTATGCTTCCCATCAATGATGTGGTGAGTCTTAAACCAAGCATTTTGGTAAGAGAGGTAAGAGGGGCTCCCATAAGTTATGATTTGAATACCATGTTGCTTTTCTTTGAACGCTTATGGTTGGGAGCGAGTTATCGTTCAAACCTGCGATTTGGCAGTGAAAATCCTGAAGGTAACCTGAACAAGAGAAATGCTTTGGCTCTCATAGTAGAGGTATTTGTTACGGAAGATCTAAGGTTTGGTTATGCTTATGACCAAAACCTTAATACGCTCCAAAACCTGAGAAATGATTCCCATGAATTTTCGATAGGGTATTATATCAGCAAAAAGAGATCTAGAATCACAAATCCAAGATGGTTTTAA